One Nicotiana tomentosiformis chromosome 4, ASM39032v3, whole genome shotgun sequence genomic window carries:
- the LOC104088120 gene encoding tRNA (carboxymethyluridine(34)-5-O)-methyltransferase-like isoform X1 produces the protein MFFGVGTASSFCFTGVYINSTIIVGNIFSRRSFCTMKEVGTDNASSLLTSESVGEAPVLHPVSVRAKCSSNVQSTPEIEKKYVHGVYDAIAPHFSSTRFAKWPKVSAFLNSLSPGSLILDAGCGNGKYLGLNPDCFFIGCDISAALINICADRGHEVLVADAVNLPYRTGYGDAAISIAVLHHLSTEDRRRKAVEELVRVVKKGGCILITVWAREQEDTSLVEKWTPLNQRYIAEWIGPGSPRVRNPSSPRTLERIPEAEENGAGEQLKDLHAKSSKVKSAEVMDSTSQDKGRSLLIGSGKGYAEQQEFFVPWHLPYHRAEVSGASAVALASGLAKKDDKKASVVYNRYYHVFSEGELERLVSGLDNTILVDRFYDKSNWCIILEKTS, from the exons ATGTTCTTTGGTGTTGGAACGGCAAGTTCATTTTGTTTCACAGGAGTATATATTAACTCTACTATTATAGTTGGTAATATTTTCAGTAGAAGAAGTTTTTGTACAATGAAAGAAGTTGGAACTGATAATGCCTCGAGTTTGCTTACGTCAGAATCTGTGGGAGAGGCTCCTGTTCTACATCCTGTGTCTGTCAGAGCAAAATGTTCTTCAAATGTTCAATCAACCCCAGAAATCGAAAAGAAGTATGTCCATGGTGTTTATGATGCTATTGCTCCCCATTTCAGTTCCACTCGGTTTGCAAAGTGGCCTAAAGTGTCAGCTTTCTTGAACTCGTTATCTCCCGGTTCACTCATCTTAGATGCtggatgtggaaatgggaaatacTTGGGGTTAAATCCTGATTGTTTCTTTATTGGCTGTGACATTAGTGCTGCTCTTATTAATATATGTGCAGATAGAGGACATGAAGTTTTGGTTGCAGACGCTGTGAACCTACCATATAGGACTGGTTATGGTGATGCAGCGATTTCTATTGCTGTGTTGCATCACTTAAGTACTGAAGATAGGAGGAGGAAAGCGGTGGAGGAGCTCGTCCGTGTTGTTAAAAAGGGTGGGTGTATTTTAATTACTGTCTGGGCCAGGGAACAAGAAGACACGTCGTTAGTTGAAAAATGGACGCCACTTAACCAAAGGTATATAGCAGAGTGGATAGGACCAGGAAGTCCTCGAGTTCGCAACCCTTCATCTCCTCGCACCCTTGAAAGAATCCCAGAAGCAGAGGAAAATGGTGCTGGGGAGCAGTTGAAAGACCTGCATGCAAAGTCTTCAAAAGTAAAATCAGCTGAAGTTATGGACTCAACCTCTCAGGATAAAGGCCGTTCTTTGCTTATTGGATCTGGAAAAGGATATGCAGAGCAACAGGAATTCTTTGTTCCTTGGCACTTACCTTATCATCGAGCTGAAGTAAGTGGGGCTTCAGCTGTTGCCTTAGCTAGTGGTTTGGCAAAGAAAGATGATAAGAAGGCCTCTGTGGTGTATAATAGATATTACCATGTTTTTAGTGAAGGTGAACTTGAAAG GTTGGTGTCTGGTCTGGATAATACCATTCTCGTTGATAGATTCTATGACAAATCAAATTGGTGCATCATTCTTGAGAAAACATCGTGA
- the LOC104088120 gene encoding tRNA (carboxymethyluridine(34)-5-O)-methyltransferase-like isoform X2, translating into MFFGVGTASSFCFTGVYINSTIIVGNIFSRRSFCTMKEVGTDNASSLLTSESVGEAPVLHPVSVRAKCSSNVQSTPEIEKKYVHGVYDAIAPHFSSTRFAKWPKVSAFLNSLSPGSLILDAGCGNGKYLGLNPDCFFIGCDISAALINICADRGHEVLVADAVNLPYRTGYGDAAISIAVLHHLSTEDRRRKAVEELVRVVKKGGCILITVWAREQEDTSLVEKWTPLNQRYIAEWIGPGSPRVRNPSSPRTLERIPEAEENGAGEQLKDLHAKSSKVKSAEVMDSTSQDKGRSLLIGSGKGYAEQQEFFVPWHLPYHRAEVSGASAVALASGLAKKDDKKASVVYNRYYHVFSEGELERASACLSLSHF; encoded by the exons ATGTTCTTTGGTGTTGGAACGGCAAGTTCATTTTGTTTCACAGGAGTATATATTAACTCTACTATTATAGTTGGTAATATTTTCAGTAGAAGAAGTTTTTGTACAATGAAAGAAGTTGGAACTGATAATGCCTCGAGTTTGCTTACGTCAGAATCTGTGGGAGAGGCTCCTGTTCTACATCCTGTGTCTGTCAGAGCAAAATGTTCTTCAAATGTTCAATCAACCCCAGAAATCGAAAAGAAGTATGTCCATGGTGTTTATGATGCTATTGCTCCCCATTTCAGTTCCACTCGGTTTGCAAAGTGGCCTAAAGTGTCAGCTTTCTTGAACTCGTTATCTCCCGGTTCACTCATCTTAGATGCtggatgtggaaatgggaaatacTTGGGGTTAAATCCTGATTGTTTCTTTATTGGCTGTGACATTAGTGCTGCTCTTATTAATATATGTGCAGATAGAGGACATGAAGTTTTGGTTGCAGACGCTGTGAACCTACCATATAGGACTGGTTATGGTGATGCAGCGATTTCTATTGCTGTGTTGCATCACTTAAGTACTGAAGATAGGAGGAGGAAAGCGGTGGAGGAGCTCGTCCGTGTTGTTAAAAAGGGTGGGTGTATTTTAATTACTGTCTGGGCCAGGGAACAAGAAGACACGTCGTTAGTTGAAAAATGGACGCCACTTAACCAAAGGTATATAGCAGAGTGGATAGGACCAGGAAGTCCTCGAGTTCGCAACCCTTCATCTCCTCGCACCCTTGAAAGAATCCCAGAAGCAGAGGAAAATGGTGCTGGGGAGCAGTTGAAAGACCTGCATGCAAAGTCTTCAAAAGTAAAATCAGCTGAAGTTATGGACTCAACCTCTCAGGATAAAGGCCGTTCTTTGCTTATTGGATCTGGAAAAGGATATGCAGAGCAACAGGAATTCTTTGTTCCTTGGCACTTACCTTATCATCGAGCTGAAGTAAGTGGGGCTTCAGCTGTTGCCTTAGCTAGTGGTTTGGCAAAGAAAGATGATAAGAAGGCCTCTGTGGTGTATAATAGATATTACCATGTTTTTAGTGAAGGTGAACTTGAAAG GGCTTCTGCTTGTTTGTCTCTGAGTCATTTCTGA